The following are from one region of the Mycolicibacterium diernhoferi genome:
- the polA gene encoding DNA polymerase I — MPRVGCVSPAKTAAGKADTTPVVDEKPTLMLLDGNSLAFRAFYALPAENFKTQGGLTTNAVYGFTAMLINLLRDEQPSHIAAAFDVSRQTFRKEKYPEYKEGRSATPDEFRGQIDITKEVLNALGITVLAEQGFEADDIIATLATQAQEAGYRVLVVTGDRDSLQLVSDDVTVLYPIKGVSELTRFTPEAVQAKYGLTPSQYPDFAALRGDPSDNLPGIPGVGEKTATKWIVEHGSLQGLVDNVDKVKGKVGDALRANLSSVVLNRELTELVKNVPLPHTPDTLRMLPWDRDQIHRLFDDLEFRVLRDRLFDTLASADPEVDQGFEVRGGALQPGELATWLSEHSLGNRFGVAVVGTRLAFDADTTALAIVANDGDGRYIDTTTLHPDDEAALSSWLADPGPPKALHEAKLAMHELEGRGWKLAGVTSDTALAAYLVRPGQRSFSLDDLSLRYLKRELRADNPEQQQLSLLDDNDGVDEQAVQALLLRAGAVMDLADALDEELARIDSSSLLGRMELPVQRVLAELESTGIAVDVEFLEGLQSEFGDQIRDAAEAAYAVIGKQINLGSPKQLQVVLFDELEMPKTKKTKTGYTTDADALQSLFDKTGHPFLQHLLAHRDATRLKVTVDGLLNSVASDGRIHTTFNQTIAATGRLSSTEPNLQNIPIRTEAGRRIRDGFVVGEGYAELMTADYSQIEMRIMAHLSRDEGLIEAFNTGEDLHSFVASRAFDVPIDEVTPELRRRVKAMSYGLAYGLSAYGLSAQLKISTEEAKTQMEQYFDRFGGIRDYLRDVVDQARKDGYTSTVLGRRRYLPELDSSNRNVREAAERAALNAPIQGSAADIIKVAMINVDAAMKSAGLKSRMLLQVHDELLFEVAEGERDTLEALVREHMGNAYPLDVPLEVSVGYGRSWDAAAH, encoded by the coding sequence ATGCCTAGAGTTGGGTGCGTGAGCCCCGCCAAGACTGCCGCTGGAAAAGCCGATACGACGCCCGTCGTCGACGAGAAGCCCACGTTGATGCTGCTGGACGGCAACTCGCTGGCCTTCCGTGCCTTCTATGCGTTGCCGGCGGAGAACTTCAAGACCCAGGGCGGGCTGACCACCAACGCCGTCTACGGCTTCACCGCGATGTTGATCAACCTGCTGCGCGACGAGCAGCCCAGCCACATCGCCGCCGCGTTCGACGTGTCACGGCAGACCTTCCGCAAGGAGAAGTACCCGGAGTACAAGGAGGGGCGTTCGGCCACTCCCGACGAGTTCCGCGGGCAGATCGACATCACCAAGGAGGTGCTCAACGCGCTGGGCATCACGGTGCTCGCCGAGCAGGGCTTCGAGGCCGACGACATCATCGCCACGCTGGCCACCCAGGCCCAGGAGGCGGGCTACCGCGTCCTGGTGGTGACCGGGGACCGGGACTCGCTGCAGCTGGTCAGCGATGACGTGACGGTGCTGTACCCGATCAAGGGCGTCAGCGAGCTGACCCGCTTCACCCCGGAGGCCGTTCAGGCCAAGTACGGGCTCACCCCGTCGCAGTACCCGGATTTCGCGGCGCTGCGCGGGGACCCGAGCGACAACCTGCCGGGCATCCCGGGAGTGGGGGAGAAGACCGCGACCAAGTGGATCGTCGAGCACGGTTCGCTGCAGGGCCTGGTCGACAACGTCGACAAGGTCAAGGGCAAGGTCGGAGATGCGTTGCGCGCCAACCTTTCTTCGGTGGTGCTCAACCGGGAACTCACCGAGCTGGTGAAGAACGTGCCGCTGCCGCACACGCCGGACACGCTGCGCATGCTGCCGTGGGACCGCGATCAGATCCACCGACTGTTCGACGACCTGGAGTTCCGGGTGCTGCGCGATCGGCTGTTCGACACGCTGGCCTCGGCCGACCCGGAGGTGGATCAGGGCTTCGAGGTGCGCGGTGGTGCGCTGCAACCCGGCGAACTGGCGACCTGGCTGTCCGAACACAGCCTGGGCAACCGTTTCGGTGTCGCAGTGGTCGGCACCCGTCTGGCCTTCGACGCGGACACGACGGCGCTGGCGATCGTCGCCAACGACGGTGACGGCCGGTACATCGACACCACCACCCTGCACCCCGACGACGAGGCCGCGCTGTCGTCGTGGCTGGCCGATCCCGGCCCACCGAAGGCCCTGCACGAGGCCAAGCTCGCCATGCACGAACTGGAGGGACGCGGCTGGAAGTTGGCCGGGGTGACCTCCGATACCGCCCTGGCCGCCTATCTGGTGCGGCCGGGGCAGCGCAGCTTCTCGCTCGACGACCTCTCGCTGCGCTACCTCAAGCGTGAACTGCGTGCGGACAACCCTGAGCAACAACAACTTTCGTTGCTGGACGACAACGACGGCGTCGATGAGCAGGCGGTGCAGGCGCTGCTGTTGCGGGCCGGGGCGGTGATGGACCTCGCCGATGCGCTGGACGAGGAACTGGCTCGCATCGACTCCTCGTCGCTGCTCGGCCGGATGGAGCTGCCGGTGCAGCGGGTGCTGGCCGAACTGGAGAGCACCGGCATCGCCGTCGACGTGGAGTTCCTGGAGGGGCTGCAGAGCGAGTTCGGCGATCAGATCCGCGACGCGGCCGAGGCCGCCTACGCGGTGATCGGCAAGCAGATCAACCTCGGCTCGCCGAAGCAACTGCAGGTGGTGCTGTTCGACGAGCTGGAGATGCCCAAGACCAAGAAGACCAAGACCGGCTACACCACGGACGCCGATGCCCTGCAGAGCCTTTTCGACAAGACCGGGCACCCGTTCCTGCAGCATCTGCTGGCGCACCGCGACGCCACCCGGCTCAAGGTCACCGTCGACGGGCTGCTGAACTCGGTGGCCTCCGACGGTCGCATCCACACCACGTTCAACCAGACCATCGCGGCCACCGGCCGGCTCTCGTCCACCGAGCCCAATCTGCAGAACATCCCGATCCGCACCGAGGCCGGTCGCCGGATCCGGGACGGGTTCGTGGTGGGTGAGGGTTACGCCGAGCTGATGACCGCGGACTACAGCCAGATCGAGATGCGCATCATGGCGCACCTGTCCCGCGACGAGGGGCTGATCGAGGCCTTCAACACCGGTGAGGACCTGCACTCGTTCGTGGCGTCGCGGGCCTTCGACGTGCCCATCGACGAGGTCACCCCGGAATTGCGCCGCCGGGTCAAGGCGATGTCCTACGGGCTGGCCTACGGGCTGAGCGCGTACGGGCTGTCGGCCCAGCTGAAGATCAGCACCGAAGAGGCCAAGACCCAGATGGAGCAGTACTTCGACCGATTCGGCGGGATCCGGGACTACCTGCGTGATGTCGTCGATCAGGCCCGCAAGGACGGCTACACGTCCACCGTTCTCGGGCGTCGCCGGTATCTGCCGGAGCTGGACAGCAGCAACCGCAACGTGCGGGAGGCCGCCGAACGGGCAGCCCTCAACGCGCCCATCCAGGGCAGCGCCGCCGACATCATCAAGGTGGCGATGATCAACGTCGACGCGGCGATGAAATCCGCGGGGCTCAAGTCACGGATGTTGCTGCAGGTCCACGACGAATTGCTGTTCGAGGTCGCCGAGGGGGAGCGCGACACCCTGGAGGCGCTGGTCCGCGAGCACATGGGCAACGCCTACCCGCTCGATGTGCCGTTGGAGGTCTCGGTCGGGTACGGGCGCAGCTGGGACGCGGCGGCGCACTGA
- a CDS encoding Zn-ribbon domain-containing OB-fold protein: MPAASTAPAIEGWFSTDDAGQTHLIGGKCTQCATYVFPPRENNCPNPGCDSDTLALVPLSRHGKVWSYTENRYAPPPPYPSPDPFQPFAVAAVELADEGLIVLGKVVEGTLAADLKVGMPMELTTMTLYVDDDGVARTTHAWRIAQ; this comes from the coding sequence GTGCCAGCAGCATCGACAGCGCCCGCGATCGAAGGGTGGTTTTCCACCGACGACGCCGGCCAGACGCACCTCATCGGCGGCAAGTGCACCCAGTGCGCCACCTACGTCTTCCCACCCCGGGAAAACAACTGCCCCAACCCCGGCTGTGACAGCGACACCCTGGCCCTCGTGCCGCTGTCCCGGCACGGGAAGGTGTGGAGCTACACCGAAAACCGCTACGCACCCCCACCGCCCTACCCGTCCCCGGACCCGTTCCAACCGTTCGCCGTCGCCGCCGTCGAACTCGCCGACGAAGGCCTCATCGTGCTCGGCAAAGTCGTCGAAGGCACCCTGGCCGCCGACCTCAAAGTCGGCATGCCCATGGAACTGACCACCATGACCCTGTACGTCGACGACGACGGAGTCGCACGCACCACCCACGCCTGGAGGATCGCCCAATGA